From the Mangifera indica cultivar Alphonso chromosome 10, CATAS_Mindica_2.1, whole genome shotgun sequence genome, one window contains:
- the LOC123228030 gene encoding exocyst complex component EXO70H1-like: MSTFFFSSSKAPSSVSSFPSFSTHSSSSPIHTFSESMMEGRIENAKPIITKWNLNSSSYTKAISVFGHNRKEAKELLKSVKDLFQAMHFLVSENSPSHKLVLAQTLMQIAMERLEHEFYQILSKHCDQLNPKSVSGQSSDESRNSDNKEASEDEDELKRAGKTITEEENVSQLAMSDLKAIAECMISSGYGKECIKIYKLIRKSIVDEGLHQLRIEQFKASRIQKMNWEVLEYMIKNWLSAVKIAVKTLFSGEKVLCDHVLSASDTIRESCFSHITEEGAMNLFRFPEFIAKGKKSQEKIFRQMELYEALTDLWPEIELIFNYDSTSAIKLQALSSQQKLGDSIQTILYEFESRIRKDLSKTPTIGGGIHPLTESAMCFICSLGDHSEILSEIFAEHPPRNSTITETNIGSSTSNHSSASPASVHLAWLIFVLLCKLDRKAEPCRKDLSLSYLFLANNLNFIIEKVRTSHLKDLFGEEWMSMHNKKLKQYALNYETVAWTKVFSSLPEKSSSPIPPDAAKECFRRFHAAFEEAYMKQTSWNVPDGKLRDELKISIAKKLVPAYREFFDTYIMMVNGDRNLEVLVRFGPAGLENYLSDLFLGTHILLSSSSSLSCSSSLGCIIR; this comes from the coding sequence ATGTcgactttcttcttctcttcttcgaAGGCTCCCTCTTCTGTTTCTTCATTTCCGAGTTTTTCTACTCATTCGTCCTCTTCCCCTATACACACATTCTCTGAATCAATGATGGAAGGGAGAATAGAAAATGCAAAACCAATCATCACCAAATGGAATCTGAACTCTTCCTCATACACCAAAGCTATCTCAGTTTTTGGTCATAACAGAAAAGAGGCTAAAGAGCTCCTCAAAAGTGTCAAAGACTTGTTTCAAGCCATGCACTTTTTGGTTTCTGAAAATTCACCTTCTCATAAGCTTGTTCTTGCTCAGACCCTCATGCAAATTGCCATGGAAAGGCTTGAACATGAGTTCTATCAGATACTGTCCAAACACTGTGATCAACTTAATCCCAAATCAGTTTCAGGTCAATCCTCTGATGAGTCGAGAAACTCTGACAATAAGGAAGCATCTGAAGATGAGGATGAGTTGAAAAGAGCTGGTAAGACTATAACTGAAGAGGAGAATGTCTCACAGCTTGCAATGTCTGACCTGAAGGCAATAGCTGAATGTATGATCAGCTCTGGTTATGGCAAGGAGTGCATAAAGATATACAAGCTGATAAGGAAATCAATAGTCGATGAAGGACTGCATCAACTTAGAATCGAACAGTTCAAGGCTTCTCGAATTCAGAAAATGAATTGGGAAGTGCttgaatatatgataaaaaattggcTGAGTGCAGTGAAGATTGCAGTGAAAACTCTCTTCAGTGGAGAAAAAGTTCTCTGTGATCATGTGCTTTCAGCATCTGATACAATCAGAGAGTCTTGCTTCAGTCATATAACAGAAGAAGGAGCAATGAATCTGTTCCGATTTCCAGAATTCATTGCAAAGGGTAAGAAATCAcaagaaaaaattttcagacAAATGGAACTTTATGAAGCACTCACTGATCTTTGGCCAGAAATAGAATTGATCTTCAACTATGATTCCACCTCAGCCATAAAATTGCAAGCTCTTTCATCACAGCAGAAGCTTGGTGActcaattcaaacaattttatatgagtttgaatcaagaATTCGGAAGGACTTATCAAAAACTCCAACTATTGGTGGTGGGATTCACCCACTCACCGAATCAGCAATGTGCTTCATATGTTCACTAGGAGATCACAGTGAAATTCTTTCTGAAATTTTTGCTGAACATCCTCCAAGAAATTCAACAATTACAGAAACTAACATTGGGAGTTCAACCTCCAACCACAGTTCAGCATCTCCAGCGTCAGTTCACCTAGCCTGGCTCATATTTGTTCTTCTATGCAAACTTGACCGCAAAGCTGAGCCATGCAGAAAAGATTTGTCTTTGTCATATCTATTTCTAGCCAACAATCTCAACTTCATCATTGAAAAAGTTCGCACATCTCACCTGAAGGACCTTTTTGGTGAGGAGTGGATGAGTATGCACAACAAGAAGCTTAAACAATATGCTTTAAACTACGAAACTGTGGCATGGACCAAGGTCTTTTCATCTTTGCCAGAGAAAAGTTCCTCACCAATACCACCAGATGCGGCAAAGGAATGTTTTAGAAGGTTCCATGCAGCTTTTGAAGAAGCATATATGAAACAGACATCATGGAACGTACCAGATGGGAAGTTAAGGGATGAATTAAAGATTTCAATAGCAAAGAAACTTGTACCAGCATACAGAGAATTCTTTGACACATATATCATGATGGTGAATGGGGATAGAAATTTGGAAGTGCTGGTGAGATTTGGACCTGCTGGTTTGGAAAATTATCTATCAGATCTGTTTCTTGGTACTCACATCTTACTtagttcttcatcatctttatcCTGCAGCTCATCGCTAGGATGCATAATCCGTTAA